In the Topomyia yanbarensis strain Yona2022 chromosome 3, ASM3024719v1, whole genome shotgun sequence genome, one interval contains:
- the LOC131686985 gene encoding uncharacterized protein LOC131686985 yields the protein MADERKFSELELTKQNIVDSMALLEYYAKEFDKDSKFAGQVEAWAEKLEKFYDEFHRTVVKLEMFSTDKEPIDLKKERQLFDGRYYALRSFYLAKLAKKIRSPPSANPAPSRPMNIRLPELNLPKFSGKLEDWCVFRDSFESAVGSRSDISAVEKMHYLKGLVQGEAARILDPIKISEQGYKDAWRTLRLRFEDNRQLIKCHIRTLFDTPAMRKESAEDLLALIDRFEQQISVLKSLGEPADRWSSILVYQLSIRLDPCTLREWENHCSKLDADNIASVLGGTAGTSEDTSTGASTSMPSYVTMVNFLQNYARVLQAVSSATSNTAPPRSKPNPTSKLAAFPVAATQQTAVSSAPSSSASKPKPCDKCGESHYLYSCPEFRKLNLRQRIDLVRQKNLCINCLRSSSHYARNCSGSRCRTCTKKHHTLLHTEPSDDNPASGQATGSTCCVALQPTLTAASALHAPNSLSPQSVSQAPIQQPSTSTSIANLSHIHAPSMSSQTALVSHTGEVIPGTVFLPTALVSIRNGRGRIVTARCLLDCASQRNFVSGALCERLQLPRIRLPHAIPISGIGNTTTLVEYQATITIFSRVTPFSVQCSMLVLPSITVKLPQSTVEARHWPIPKHVELADPTFAVTGDIDMILGAAHFFQILRYGRISLGEELPLLQNTEFGWVVSGECLLENHDHSDPRKCQFSNPCTIDELVNRFWQLEEVHDAKGWSPSERYCEEHFLKNTTRNSEGRYVVKLPKRDELLWQLKDNKYNATRRFFSLERSHCASPDKKAMYQQFIHEYVRLGHMREIGPDEIDAQPQYYLPHHAVMKLDSTTTKLRTVFDASCRSKSGISLNDVLLPGPTIQDTLVTIVLRFRIHQFVISADIEKMYRQILVHPTDQPLQRILWRDDPEAPLKSYQLRTVTYGTSSAPFLATRVLQKLADDEGQHFPLAEPAVRHDFYVDNLLSGSDDAESLAVTCNQLIAMLAGAGLPLRQWSSNCQAILDTIPLELRETKTLLDLDHESSVTALGLRWEPSTDFLSFKTPNWKECTVLNKRTILSQISSLFDPLGLIGPTIARAKIMLQSLWKLHLDWDTPVANGFAHEWQEFHQKLSALAHLRVFRHVLRPGYDRLEIHGFSDASESAYGACIYLRSIPAEGPCTVRLVISKSKVAPMGTQTIPRLELCAAQLLSRLLKQVQDSIDITATTYLWTDSSIVLNWISATPSTWKTFVANRVAEIQELTSHAVWNHVPSEDNPADLVSRGMDLDELLASALWWNGPQWLKPIFAPWPAKYVVVATSNSDQPEVRQTIALPVVSVEPSDIVDRYSNIRQLLRIGTLLRRFAANCLHRKNHQPILVGPLTALDIDRTLLNLVRRIQQQYFANEIRQLETVGKVNRKSKLRYLHPTLVDGIIRVGGRLHNAAIPVDGRHPIVLPKHRFTDMIATREHHKTLHAGPSLLLSSLRQRFWPLGGRNLVRNIVHGCMVCARAKPKPLQQLMGDLPSVRVNQAYPFQNVGVDLAGPMYVRTSLRNKRSPFFKAYITVYVCMATKAVHLDLVSDLTTSTFIASLRRFVGRRGKPAHIYCDNATNFVGAQRELEELRKLFRTQVHQDAVANECADNGIQFHFIPPRSPTFGGIWEACVKSVKTLLRKILGNAHLTESELQTALIQVESMLNSRPITPLPDNPSDELALTPGHFLIGRPLNAVPDPDCREVPESRLSRWERVQQLTQHFWSRWHKEYLATLQSRYRWTEAMDNLAVGSIVALKDERAPPLKWPLGRVLSVHPGPDGLVRVATVKSTFGIVQRAIPKLCLLPVEVAPPIVAQSPAPTSSPTSTTPNEGPCSGNRAAGRDPGPCSGNRAAGRDPGPCSGYRAAGRAPGPYSGK from the coding sequence ATGGCCGACGAGAGGAAATTTAGTGAGTTGGAGCTGACGAAGCAGAATATTGTCGATTCAATGGCTTTGTTGGAATATTATGCGAAGGAGTTCGACAAGGACAGTAAGTTTGCGGGCCAAGTAGAAGCGTGGGCGGAAAAGTTGGAGAAATTTTACGACGAGTTTCACCGGACGGTGGTGAAATTGGAGATGTTTTCCACCGATAAGGAGCCAATCGACCTGAAAAAGGAACGGCAGTTGTTCGACGGTCGCTATTATGCTCTTCGGTCCTTCTACTTGGCCAAACTGGCGAAGAAAATACGTTCTCCCCCTTCTGCCAACCCCGCACCATCGAGACCAATGAACATCAGGCTTCCGGAGCTTAACCTACCCAAGTTTAGCGGTAAGTTGGAAGACTGGTGTGTTTTTCGCGATTCGTTTGAATCCGCTGTAGGTTCCCGGAGCGACATCAGTGCGGTCGAGAAGATGCACTATCTGAAGGGCCTCGTTCAAGGGGAGGCAGCGCGCATTCTCGACCCTATCAAAATAAGCGAGCAGGGCTACAAGGACGCTTGGCGAACGTTGCGGCTGCGTTTTGAGGACAACCGGCAGTTAATCAAGTGTCACATTCGGACGCTTTTCGACACTCCAGCGATGCGCAAGGAATCAGCTGAAGATCTGCTTGCGCTGATCGATCGCTTCGAGCAGCAGATATCCGTTCTGAAGAGCTTGGGTGAACCAGCCGACCGATGGAGCTCTATCCTGGTTTACCAGCTATCTATACGCCTCGATCCTTGTACGCTCCGGGAATGGGAGAACCACTGTAGCAAACTCGATGCTGACAACATCGCTTCGGTTCTGGGAGGAACCGCCGGCACATCAGAGGACACAAGCACTGGTGCGTCAACTTCAATGCCATCATACGTGACGATGGTAAACTTCCTCCAGAACTACGCTCGAGTTTTGCAAGCAGTTTCTTCAGCCACTTCGAACACCGCTCCTCCTCGCAGCAAGCCAAATCCGACATCCAAGCTAGCAGCTTTTCCAGTCGCAGCTACACAGCAAACTGCAGTATCCAGTGCACCCTCTTCCAGCGCCAGCAAGCCGAAGCCGTGCGACAAGTGCGGTGAGAGTCATTACCTGTACAGCTGTCCGGAATTTCGGAAACTCAACCTTCGCCAACGGATCGATCTGGTAAGACAGAAAAACCTTTGCATTAACTGTTTGAGATCGAGTTCCCATTATGCCCGGAACTGTTCTGGGTCAAGATGCCGTACATGTACCAAGAAGCACCACACGCTTCTTCATACTGAGCCCTCTGACGACAATCCCGCTTCTGGTCAAGCCACCGGATCAACTTGCTGTGTTGCCCTCCAGCCGACTCTCACCGCAGCATCTGCGCTGCATGCTCCGAACTCACTGTCACCCCAGTCTGTTTCGCAAGCTCCCATCCAGCAACCGTCTACCTCTACCTCAATCGCAAACTTATCCCACATTCATGCGCCTTCCATGAGTTCTCAGACTGCCCTCGTATCACACACTGGTGAAGTGATTCCTGGAACCGTTTTCCTTCCGACTGCGCTAGTGAGCATCCGTAACGGTAGAGGTCGCATCGTCACTGCTCGTTGCTTGCTGGACTGTGCTTCCCAACGCAACTTTGTTTCTGGGGCTCTTTGCGAACGACTGCAGCTTCCTCGCATCCGATTGCCGCATGCTATCCCGATAAGCGGAATCGGAAACACTACAACGCTGGTTGAATACCAGGCCACGATAACCATCTTCTCTCGAGTCACTCCCTTCTCCGTACAATGCTCCATGCTCGTTCTGCCTTCCATTACCGTCAAGCTGCCCCAGTCGACGGTAGAAGCCCGCCACTGGCCGATTCCAAAGCACGTGGAGCTTGCAGATCCAACATTCGCTGTTACTGGCGACATCGACATGATTCTGGGTGCCGCCCATTTCTTCCAAATTCTTCGATACGGCAGGATATCGCTCGGGGAAGAGTTACCGCTTCTGCAGAACACAGAGTTCGGTTGGGTCGTCTCCGGAGAGTGTTTATTGGAAAACCACGATCACAGCGATCCACGCAAGTGCCAGTTCAGTAATCCCTGCACAATCGATGAGTTGGTCAACCGATTCTGGCAGCTCGAAGAAGTCCACGATGCAAAGGGATGGTCTCCGTCGGAACGATACTGTGAGGAACATTTCTTGAAGAACACCACCCGCAACTCCGAAGGCCGCTACGTCGTCAAGCTTCCCAAGCGGGACGAGCTGCTTTGGCAGTTAAAGGACAACAAATACAACGCCACTCGCCGCTTCTTCTCTCTAGAACGCTCACACTGTGCTAGTCCCGATAAGAAGGCGATGTATCAGCAGTTCATCCACGAGTACGTGAGATTGGGACATATGCGGGAGATTGGCCCCGATGAAATCGACGCGCAACCGCAATACTACCTTCCACACCACGCTGTGATGAAACTCGACAGCACCACTACAAAGCTTCGTACCGTATTCGACGCATCATGCCGCTCGAAGTCCGGTATCTCGCTGAACGATGTCCTGCTTCCTGGTCCCACAATCCAGGACACTCTCGTGACGATTGTCCTCCGTTTTCGAATCCACCAGTTCGTGATATCTGCggacattgaaaaaatgtacCGGCAGATTTTGGTCCATCCCACCGACCAACCGCTGCAGCGAATTCTCTGGCGCGACGATCCCGAGGCTCCACTGAAGAGCTACCAGCTCCGCACCGTCACATACGGCACAAGCagtgctccatttttggcaactaggGTGCTGCAGAAGCTCGCCGATGATGAAGGGCAACATTTTCCGCTGGCGGAACCCGCTGTCCGCCACGACTTCTACGTCGACAATTTGCTGTCCGGTTCTGACGATGCTGAATCTCTCGCTGTTACCTGCAACCAGCTCATTGCAATGCTCGCAGGCGCAGGACTTCCTCTCCGACAATGGTCTTCGAATTGTCAAGCTATTCTTGATACCATTCCGTTGGAGCTCCGAGAGACGAAAACACTACTCGATTTGGACCACGAGTCCTCCGTGACTGCACTTGGCCTCCGCTGGGAACCGTCGACCGATTTTCTTTCGTTCAAGACGCCGAATTGGAAGGAATGTACGGTTCTGAACAAACGAACGATCCTCTCTCAGATCAGCAGTCTTTTCGACCCCTTAGGTTTGATTGGACCGACCATTGCAAGGGCGAAAATCATGCTGCAGAGTCTTTGGAAACTCCATCTCGACTGGGACACACCCGTGGCTAACGGATTCGCTCACGAATGGCAGGAATTTCACCAGAAGCTTTCAGCACTTGCCCACCTTCGAGTTTTTCGCCATGTGTTACGTCCGGGTTACGACCGCTTGGAGATTCACGGGTTCAGCGACGCTTCAGAGTCTGCATATGGCGCATGCATCTATCTCCGGTCAATACCTGCCGAGGGCCCTTGTACAGTTCGCCTGGTGATTTCTAAGTCCAAGGTCGCTCCGATGGGGACTCAAACCATTCCACGCCTCGAGCTATGCGCAGCTCAACTCCTGTCCAGACTTCTTAAACAAGTTCAGGACAGCATCGACATAACCGCCACCACATATCTATGGACCGATTCTTCCATCGTCTTGAACTGGATATCCGCAACTCCATCGACATGGAAGACGTTCGTAGCCAACCGAGTGGCTGAAATCCAAGAGCTGACGTCTCACGCCGTTTGGAATCACGTCCCATCCGAAGACAATCCCGCCGATCTCGTTTCTCGAGGAATGGACCTCGATGAACTCCTCGCTAGTGCACTGTGGTGGAACGGACCGCAGTGGCTAAAACCAATATTCGCTCCTTGGCCAGCGAAGTACGTCGTCGTAGCGACCTCAAACTCAGACCAACCGGAGGTCCGACAGACTATTGCCCTTCCGGTCGTGAGCGTAGAACCGTCAGATATCGTCGATCGCTATTCCAATATTCGTCAGCTACTTCGGATCGGCACACTTCTTCGGCGTTTCGCCGCTAACTGCCTTCACCGGAAGAATCATCAACCAATTCTTGTCGGCCCGTTGACGGCTCTTGACATTGATCGCACTCTGCTCAATCTGGTCCGTCGCATACAACAGCAGTACTTTGCCAACGAGATACGCCAACTTGAAACCGTCGGAAAAGTAAACCGTAAATCCAAGCTACGGTATCTGCACCCGACACTCGTAGACGGCATTATTCGTGTCGGCGGCCGGCTTCACAATGCAGCGATACCTGTCGACGGAAGACACCCGATCGTCCTCCCCAAACATCGTTTCACCGACATGATCGCCACGAGAGAACACCATAAGACGCTCCATGCCGGTCCCAGCTTACTACTATCCTCGTTGCGCCAAAGATTTTGGCCCCTCGGCGGACGGAACTTGGTTCGCAACATTGTTCACGGCTGCATGGTATGCGCACGTGCCAAACCCAAGCCGTTGCAGCAGCTGATGGGGGATCTGCCATCTGTTCGGGTCAACCAGGCGTACCCGTTTCAGAATGTTGGCGTTGACTTGGCTGGGCCAATGTACGTGAGAACGTCACTCCGAAATAAGAGATCGCCATTCTTCAAAGCCTACATCACCGTATACGTATGTATGGCTACCAAAGCCGTGCACTTGGACCTTGTGTCGGATCTGACCACTAGCACATTCATTGCGAGCCTGCGAAGATTTGTCGGCCGTAGAGGAAAGCCTGCGCATATCTACTGCGATAACGCCACGAACTTTGTTGGAGCACAGCGAGAACTGGAAGAACTGCGGAAGCTTTTCCGAACTCAAGTTCACCAAGATGCCGTAGCAAACGAATGCGCAGACAACGGAATACAGTTCCACTTCATCCCACCTCGCTCTCCCACATTCGGTGGAATCTGGGAAGCCTGCGTGAAATCCGTGAAGACCCTGCTTCGCAAAATCCTCGGAAATGCCCACCTAACCGAATCCGAGCTGCAAACCGCATTGATTCAGGTCGAGTCAATGCTAAACTCTCGCCCAATCACGCCGTTGCCGGACAATCCATCCGATGAGCTTGCTCTGACTCCAGGACATTTCCTGATTGGTCGTCCGTTGAATGCGGTACCTGATCCAGATTGCCGTGAAGTTCCTGAATCCAGGTTGTCTCGATGGGAACGAGTACAACAGCTAACTCAGCACTTCTGGAGTCGTTGGCACAAGGAGTATCTCGCCACCCTGCAAagtcgctaccgctggacagaagCCATGGACAATCTAGCCGTTGGTTCCATCGTCGCTCTCAAAGATGAGAGAGCACCGCCGTTGAAATGGCCCCTGGGACGCGTGCTCAGCGTTCATCCCGGCCCTGACGGGCTTGTTCGTGTCGCCACCGTGAAGTCGACCTTCGGCATCGTTCAACGCGCCATCCCGAAGCTCTGCTTACTTCCAGTTGAAGTAGCGCCACCCATCGTAGCACAGAGTCCCGCACCAACTAGCAGCCCTACGTCAACAACGCCAAATGAAGGCCCTTGCTCAGGGAACCGAGCTGCCGGACGAGATCCCGGCCCTTGCTCAGGGAACAGAGCCGCCGGACGAGATCCCGGCCCTTGCTCAGGGTACAGAGCCGCCGGACGAGCTCCCGGCCCCTACTCGGGGAAATGA